From a single Oreochromis niloticus isolate F11D_XX linkage group LG3, O_niloticus_UMD_NMBU, whole genome shotgun sequence genomic region:
- the LOC109195375 gene encoding macrophage mannose receptor 1-like: MQKRILLVVLHLTGWHISTCLYRQYHYVTDAKNWTMAQTYCRQRYKDLATIDNMVQMNQLMNIVSSTGNDAEIWIGLYAKIAWMWSDRTTGLGAEYRKWENNTNEPDFYGARETCVSIGEDGGWQDEIWIQEYPFICNNGTQLEPEFVLVDEAMDWGSAQACCSQNFTSLVTVKNDIENQVVQSLVPSGDRAWIGLSRPNWVFWSDQSRFNFGYFDNVANPIDSMTVMCGVLALKSSGKFRFLSCETSLPFVCYSFPPPVKQHVVKLRLNPGSSGLDLDDPIVKSEVLKKFKVRLNQQGMSFVTLTWREQPHKLVFQKEET, encoded by the exons ATGCAGAAGAGGATCTTATTGGTTGTTTTACATCTTACAG GGTGGCACATCTCCACCTGCCTGTATCGTCAGTACCACTATGTTACTGATGCAAAGAACTGGACCATGGCTCAGACCTATTGCAGACAGAGATATAAAGACCTGGCAACTATTGACAACATGGTCCAAATGAACCAGTTGATGAACATAGTTTCTTCAACTGGTAACGATGCTGAGATCTGGATCGGTCTGTACGCTAAAATTGCTTGGATGTGGTCAGATAGGACCACAGGACTTGGGGCTGAATATAGGAAGTGGGAAAATAATACTAATGAACCAGATTTTTACGGAGCCAGAGAAACATGTGTCTCCATTGGAGAAGATGGAGGATGGCAGGATGAGATATGGATACAAGAATATCCATTTATCTGTAATAATG GAACACAGCTAGAGCCtgaatttgttcttgttgatgAAGCAATGGATTGGGGGAGTGCTCAGGCTTGCTGCAGCCAGAACTTCACAAGCCTGGTCACTGTGAAGAACGACATAGAGAACCAGGTGGTCCAGAGCTTGGTGCCAAGTGGCGATCGGGCATGGATTGGTTTAAGCAGGCCTAATTGGGTTTTTTGGTCCGATCAGAGCAGATTCAATTTTGGCTACTTTGACAACGTTGCAAACCCGATTGACTCGATGACAGTCATGTGTGGTGTTTTGGCTTTGAAAAGTTCAGGAAAATTTAGGTTTTTGTCCTGTGAAACAAGCTTACCCTTTGTCTGCTACAGCTTCCCTCCACCCG TAAAACAGCATGTAGTTAAGCTGAGACTGAATCCTGGGTCCTCCGGTCTGGATTTGGATGATCCTATTGTGAAatcagaagtcctgaaaaag TTCAAGGTAAGGTTGAACCAGCAAGGAATGAGTTTTGTCACCCTGACGTGGAGAGAGCAGCCTCATAAATTAGTATTTCAGAAAGAGGAAACATGA